A genomic region of Metopolophium dirhodum isolate CAU chromosome 1, ASM1992520v1, whole genome shotgun sequence contains the following coding sequences:
- the LOC132934418 gene encoding uncharacterized protein LOC132934418, producing the protein MSVIYTIVLAIISSLSYIVAGALFVGIVFLAIRHDLVSAAIARELHRQKPVMVTVVDEDEENYYWTNAARRLTFEAVPPAVRIQMLVNLLQKFKADRLDPTDKRLKTVIARLTGMMATYRRARMAYDFETSELYELCASNIRLTNSVGTNTEYSENSRNVKKQPESLNEKVSIVEPSVQSLKPLPSDVISQSKSIQPVEKTQSELIAKSSNSTVQQTQLESLTGTLKELAASLISVIAWFKYASTSNVYRRKVVAVYKAINSTLNSQYLKTFFKFVFNSFDTVVKLYTHIDMDDSDITKVMIRIPATENDEE; encoded by the exons ATGTCGGTGATCTACACTATTGTACTGGCGATCATCTCGTCCCTCTCGTATATAGTCGCGGGAGCGTTGTTCGTGGGGATCGTCTTTTTGGCGATCAGGCACGACCTAGTGTCCGCCGCGATCGCCAGAGAGCTTCATCGTCAAAAGCCGGTGATGGTTACAGTTGTCGACGAAGACGAAGAAAACTACTACTGGACGAACGCAGCCCGACGGCTGACTTTCGAGGCCGTACCGCCCGCGGTAAGGATCCAAATGTTGGTCAACCTTTTGCAAAAGTTCAAAGCCGACCGGCTGGATCCGACGGACAAGCGCCTCAAAACAGTCATCGCACGGCTGACCGGAATGATGGCCACGTATCGACGGGCTCGAATGGCCTACGA TTTTGAGACATCAGAATTGTATGAATTATGCGCATCTAATATTCGTCTGACAAATTCGGTCGGAACAAATACAGAATACAGCGAAAATTCAAGAAATGTCAAGAAACAACCTGAATCATTGAATGAGAAGGTTTCCATCGTTGAGCCATCTGTTCAATCATTGAAACCGTTGCCTTCTGATGTAATATCCCAGTCGAAATCGATACAACCTGTTGAGAAAACTCAGTCGGAATTGATAGCGAAATCTTCTAATTCCACCGTTCAACAGACACAACTAGAATCACTTACTGGAACGCTTAAGGAACTCGCGGCGTCTCTTATATCAGTTATTGCATGGTTTAAATATGCCTCGACCTCAAACGTGTATAGGAGAAAAGTTGTTGCCGTTTATAAAGCGATCAATTCGACACTTAACTCCCAAtacctaaaaacattttttaaattcgtttttaaCAGTTTTGATACAGTTGTCAAACTTTATACACACATAGACATGGATGATAGTGACATTACAAAAGTCATGATAAGAATACCAGCAACAGAAAATGATGAGGAGTGA